Proteins from a genomic interval of Solea solea chromosome 10, fSolSol10.1, whole genome shotgun sequence:
- the LOC131467352 gene encoding ependymin-2-like yields MNSISVLCCLSLLLALAATQAPKHCVSPPLMSGGFSVMAGEGHWMSTGRVSYDAFGQRMRVKNYVIANNQSTGTDQLMLFNQKIYYEINWHKFSCKKKPLDTSFIPMHVPEDAELLGQVFMGSSSSWGMGVLVNNWQGRLPNNGTYSTVFSEIGCIPMTYTAFTPASGWITISTFNWVLGQVDPMEYIPPFLCAKAQLEETETPHTFFTALESLAMQSKEKLV; encoded by the exons ATGAACTCCATCAGTGTGTTGTGCTGCCTCAGCCTGCTGCTGGCACTAGCTGCCACGCAGGCACCGAAACACTGCG TTTCTCCTCCGCTGATGAGTGGGGGCTTCTCCGTG ATGGCTGGCGAAGGACACTGGATGTCCACTGGAAGAGTAAGCTATGATGCTTTTGGACAGAGGATGCGTGTGAAAAACTACGTCATTGCTAACAATCAGTCCACTGGCACGGACCAGCTGATGCTTTTCAACCAG AAAATCTATTATGAGATCAACTGGCACAAATTCTCTTGCAAGAAGAAGCCCCTCGATACCTCCTTCATCCCCATGCATGTGCCTGAGGATGCTGAACTATTGGGTCAGGTGTTCAtgggctcctcctcctcctggggAATGGGTGTGTTAGTCAACAACTGGCAGGGGAGGCTGCCAAACAACG GCACATACTCAACTGTCTTCTCTGAGATTGGCTGCATCCCAATGACCTACACCGCCTTCACTCCAGCGTCTGGATGGATCACCATCAG CACCTTCAACTGGGTCCTGGGTCAAGTTGACCCAATGGAATACATCCCACCTTTCTTATGTGCCAAGGCTCAACTGGAGGAGACCGAGACACCACACACCTTTTTCACTGCCCTGGAGTCTCTGGCCATGCAGAGCAAGGAAAAACTAGTGTAA